In a single window of the Brassica rapa cultivar Chiifu-401-42 unplaced genomic scaffold, CAAS_Brap_v3.01 Scaffold0341, whole genome shotgun sequence genome:
- the LOC117130169 gene encoding uncharacterized protein LOC117130169, with translation MVLEDFGMEEEIIADLELSYLPAELINTSGCPPVIIANDRQLHNFVRFGQKSASTRLCVTCKAKAENPNKEAFDLNKTPADPCTHEEKENLFDSGGEPAPVYAETQGKKKNEKRKGVAVDEDGDYDADTMISEKENIHKKSNFSLLHVVKVGQFFKNKTLLKATFKMCAMKHNFDYQVIKTDRQLWYVRCADNACDWGVRAECLKDSTYFMIKKYVGKHTCAPSSKTKAGKTASAKTIGSLIMHKYVGVKEGPKCNDIIQIMRSDHGCEISKSLAWDAREYAISAVRGIPERSYGKIPKYLHMLREANPGTHSSYEIDGNENFRYLFIAFAQSIRGFNRVMRRVIVIDGTFLKNKYKGVLLVATALDGNSNLHPIAFGIVDSENERSWEWFMRQLKVVIADDHDLAFISDRHGSIAKAIENVYPSARHGICIHHLLNNVVTYFHGKGLAGLVSKASKAYRVSEFEKTFATVCNISPAIGDYLREADVQKWARCQFPGYRYDIRTTNPAESINSALRSPREYPVIPLLDSIREMLTRWFYERKKLSSNHKHPLTKDVEKKIDRRIGKGSTFVVYPVSAGRLLVRGDKFDCLVGTQ, from the coding sequence ATGGTTTTGGAGGATTTTGGTATGGAAGAAGAAATCATAGCCGATTTGGAGTTAAGTTATCTACCTGCTGAGTTGATCAATACTTCAGGATGTCCACCTGTGATCATTGCAAACGATCGTCAGCTTCATAATTTTGTTCGATTTGGTCAAAAGAGTGCTTCTACTCGATTGTGTGTCACATGTAAAGCCAAGGCTGAGAATCCGAATAAAGAAGCCTTTGATCTTAACAAAACGCCAGCTGATCCATGTACTCATGAAGAGAAAGAAAACTTGTTTGACAGTGGGGGCGAACCAGCTCCTGTGTATGCTGAGACgcaggggaagaagaagaatgaaaagCGGAAAGGAGTCGCAGTTGACGAGGATGGGGACTATGATGCTGATACCATGATATCTGAAAAAGAGAACATACataaaaagtcaaatttttCTCTGCTCCATGTTGTTAAGGTCGGACAATTTTTTAAGAACAAAACTTTGTTGAAGGCGACTTTCAAGATGTGTGCAATGAAGCATAACTTTGACTACCAGGTTATCAAAACGGATAGACAACTTTGGTATGTTAGATGTGCGGATAATGCATGCGATTGGGGTGTTCGAGCAGAGTGTCTGAAGGATTCTACATATTTCATGATCAAGAAGTATGTCGGTAAACATACATGCGCACCTTCAAGCAAAACCAAAGCGGGTAAGACTGCTTCAGCAAAAACTATAGGCAGTCTGATTATGCATAAGTATGTAGGCGTCAAGGAAGGGCCGAAATGTAATGATATCATACAGATTATGCGTAGTGATCATGGATGTGAGATCTCAAAATCTTTAGCATGGGATGCGCGTGAATATGCGATCAGTGCAGTTAGAGGTATTCCAGAGAGAAGTTATGGGAAAATTCCAAAATACTTGCACATGCTGAGAGAGGCTAATCCAGGTACACACTCATCCTATGAGATTGACGGAAATGAGAATTTCCGTTACCTATTTATTGCATTTGCGCAATCAATAAGAGGATTTAACAGAGTCATGAGACGGGTTATTGTGATCGATGGGACATTTTTGAAGAATAAATACAAAGGAGTTTTACTGGTTGCAACTGCTTTAGACGGAAATTCAAATTTGCATCCTATTGCGTTTGGAATAGTCGACTCAGAGAATGAGCGTTCTTGGGAATGGTTTATGAGACAACTTAAGGTTGTCATTGCAGATGATCATGATTTGGCTTTTATTTCAGACAGACATGGGTCTATCGCCAAGGCAATTGAAAACGTGTATCCATCAGCCAGACACGGGATTTGTATTCATCATTTGTTGAATAATGTGGTCACATATTTCCATGGGAAAGGACTTGCTGGGTTGGTTTCAAAGGCATCCAAGGCTTATCGAGTTTCTGAGTTTGAGAAGACATTTGCTACTGTGTGTAATATCAGTCCGGCAATTGGAGATTACCTTAGAGAAGCGGATGTGCAAAAATGGGCTAGATGTCAATTCCCTGGATACAGATACGACATAAGGACAACCAATCCTGCTGAATCTATCAACTCTGCTTTGCGTTCACCGAGAGAGTATCCAGTCATCCCTTTGTTAGACAGTATCAGGGAAATGTTGACACGGTGGTTTTATGAGCGTAAGAAACTGAGTTCAAACCATAAACATCCTCTGACCAAAGATGTAGAGAAGAAGATAGACAGGAGAATCGGGAAAGGCTCCACATTTGTAGTTTACCCTGTCAGTGCTGGTCGATTGCTTGTTAGAGGTGATAAATTCGACTGCTTAGTTGGAACTCAGTAA
- the LOC117130170 gene encoding uncharacterized protein LOC117130170: protein MELELPKRVYAEGLEPQVKKINNCCRMELIRDLKKAMPAEYDDVKIDPVFKHIMAIAENNLKFSGKLVYSFLCKQLITSKMHEKWFVFARKPLRFSLQEYHAVTGLKISRESSCDVLKWKSDGGFWSELLRTGGKITLQSIKKVHLQEVHSWSRRDRMRLIYLCVIMGVVMGRDEKVNIPHMSSSW from the coding sequence ATGGAGTTAGAGCTACCTAAGCGAGTGTATGCAGAGGGTTTAGAACCTCAGGTGAAGAAGATCAATAACTGCTGCCGCATGGAACTTATCAGAGATCTGAAGAAAGCTATGCCTGCGGAGTACGATGATGTCAAGATAGATCCTGTTTTCAAACATATCATGGCGATTGCGGAAAATAACCTCAAGTTTTCGGGGAAATTGGTGTATAGCTTCTTGTGTAAGCAGCTGATTACCTCGAAGATGCATGAGAAGTGGTTTGTATTTGCGAGGAAGCCTCTCCGGTTTTCGCTTCAGGAGTACCACGCTGTGACAGGCCTCAAGATCTCGCGGGAAAGTAGCTGTGACGTACTTAAATGGAAAAGTGATGGCGGATTTTGGAGTGAACTACTAAGGACAGGTGGTAAGATCACCTTGCAGTCGATCAAAAAGGTGCATCTACAAGAAGTTCACAGCTGGTCTCGGCGTGATAGGATGAGGTTGATCTACTTGTGTGTGATAATGGGTGTGGTGATGGGGAGAGATGAGAAGGTGAACATCCCTCATATGTCATCAAGCTGGTGA
- the LOC117130171 gene encoding uncharacterized protein LOC117130171, protein MVLEDFGMEEEIIADLELSYLPAELINTSGCPPPRLRIRIKKPLILTKPPADPCTHEEKENLFDSGGEPAPVYAETQGKKKNEKRKGVAVDEDGDYDADTMISEKENIHKKSNFSLLHVVKVGQFFKNKTLLKATFKMCAMKHNFDYQVIKTDRQLWYVRCADNACDWGVRAECLKDSTYFMIKKYVGKHTCAPSSKTKAGKTASAKTIGSLIMHKYVGVKEGPKCNDIIQIMRSDHGCEISKSLAWDAREYAISAVRGIPERSYGKIPKYLHMLREANPGTHSSYEIDGNENFRYLFIAFAQSIRGFNRVMRRVIVIDGTFLKNKYKGVLLVATALDGNSNLHPIAFGIVDSENERSWEWFMRQLKVVIADDHDLAFISDRHGSIAKAIENVYPSARHGICIHHLLNNVVTYFHGKGLAGLVSKASKAYRVSEFEKTFATVCNISPAIGDYLREADVQKWARCQFPGYRYDIRTTNPAESINSALRSPREYPVIPLLDSIREMLTRWFYERKKLSSNHKHPLTKDVEKKIDRRIGKGSTFVVYPVSAGRLLVRGDKFDCLVGTQ, encoded by the exons ATGGTTTTGGAGGATTTTGGTATGGAAGAAGAAATCATAGCCGATTTGGAGTTAAGTTATCTACCTGCTGAGTTGATCAATACTTCAGGATGTCCACCT CCAAGGCTGAGAATCCGAATAAAGAAGCCTTTGATCTTAACAAAACCGCCAGCTGATCCATGTACTCATGAAGAGAAAGAAAACTTGTTTGACAGTGGGGGCGAACCAGCTCCTGTGTATGCTGAGACgcaggggaagaagaagaatgaaaagCGGAAAGGAGTCGCAGTTGACGAGGATGGGGACTATGATGCTGATACCATGATATCTGAAAAAGAGAACATACataaaaagtcaaatttttCTCTGCTCCATGTTGTTAAGGTCGGACAATTTTTTAAGAACAAAACTTTGTTGAAGGCGACTTTCAAGATGTGTGCAATGAAGCATAACTTTGACTACCAGGTTATCAAAACGGATAGACAACTTTGGTATGTTAGATGTGCGGATAATGCATGCGATTGGGGTGTTCGAGCAGAGTGTCTGAAGGATTCTACATATTTCATGATCAAGAAGTATGTCGGTAAACATACATGCGCACCTTCAAGCAAAACCAAAGCGGGTAAGACTGCTTCAGCAAAAACTATAGGCAGTCTGATTATGCATAAGTATGTAGGCGTCAAGGAAGGGCCGAAATGTAATGATATCATACAGATTATGCGTAGTGATCATGGATGTGAGATCTCAAAATCTTTAGCATGGGATGCGCGTGAATATGCGATCAGTGCAGTTAGAGGTATTCCAGAGAGAAGTTATGGGAAAATTCCAAAATACTTGCACATGCTGAGAGAGGCTAATCCAGGTACACACTCATCCTATGAGATTGACGGAAATGAGAATTTCCGTTACCTATTTATTGCATTTGCGCAATCAATAAGAGGATTTAACAGAGTCATGAGACGGGTTATTGTGATCGATGGGACATTTTTGAAGAATAAATACAAAGGAGTTTTACTGGTTGCAACTGCTTTAGACGGAAATTCAAATTTGCATCCTATTGCGTTTGGAATAGTCGACTCAGAGAATGAGCGTTCTTGGGAATGGTTTATGAGACAACTTAAGGTTGTCATTGCAGATGATCATGATTTGGCTTTTATTTCAGACAGACATGGGTCTATCGCCAAGGCAATTGAAAACGTGTATCCATCAGCCAGACACGGGATTTGTATTCATCATTTGTTGAATAATGTGGTCACATATTTCCATGGGAAAGGACTTGCTGGGTTGGTTTCAAAGGCATCCAAGGCTTATCGAGTTTCTGAGTTTGAGAAGACATTTGCTACTGTGTGTAATATCAGTCCGGCAATTGGAGATTACCTTAGAGAAGCGGATGTGCAAAAATGGGCTAGATGTCAATTCCCTGGATACAGATACGACATAAGGACAACCAATCCTGCTGAATCTATCAACTCTGCTTTGCGTTCACCGAGAGAGTATCCAGTCATCCCTTTGTTAGACAGTATCAGGGAAATGTTGACACGGTGGTTTTATGAGCGTAAGAAACTGAGTTCAAACCATAAACATCCTCTGACCAAAGATGTAGAGAAGAAGATAGACAGGAGAATCGGGAAAGGCTCCACATTTGTAGTTTACCCTGTCAGTGCTGGTCGATTGCTTGTTAGAGGTGATAAATTCGACTGCTTAGTTGGAACTCAGTAA